Below is a window of Actinomycetota bacterium DNA.
GCGAGCAGCATATACCATCGCGCGCTTGGTCTTTCGCGGGTGATTTTTCGCCAGCCGGTACGCCCTATCTGCGTATGATTCTTAAGGGGGAGCAAGCGGAATGTCAAGCAGTAAATGGTTTTTTTTTTACAGCTGTGGTCGCATTGGTTTATGCATCACGGTATGGACCGCTTCCCTATAGGATCACCAATACCACCAGGAGGACCGCAGCGAGGACCAGGCGGTAGATGGCGTAGGGGCGGAAGGTGCCGGACTTGAGGCGCGAGAGCAGGAAACCGATGGCGAAGTAGCCGGTGAGGGCCGCCGCCGCGGCGCCCACCAGCATGGGCCAGAGCTGGTCCCCGGTGACACCGTCCAGCACCAGTTTCAGGCCCTCGTAGGCCGCGGCCGCGCCGATGATGGGCACCGAGAGCAGGAAGGCGAAGTCGGCGGCCTCCTCGCGCTCCAGGCCCGCCGCCCGGGCCACCGAGATGGAGATGCCGGAGCGCGAGACCCCCGGCATCAGGGCCAGGGTCTGCCCCACCCCCACCGCCAGGGCCTCCCGCCATCCCGCCGCCTGCCAGTCCTTCGTCTGCGGACCCAGGGCGTCGGCGGCCCAGAGCACCAGCCCGAATAGGGCCAGCATCACGGTCATCAGCAGCGGCATGCCCTCCATCATCTCCGAGGACTCAGCGAACAGGGCGCCGATGATCAACCCGGGGATGGTGGCCAGGAGCAGCAGCCAGCCCAGCCTGGCCTCGGCCTGCCCGCGTTCCTTACCCGTCACTTCCCTCCACATGGAGGCGATGATTGCCCCCAGCCTGCGGCGGTAGTACCACACCACCGCCAGCCAGGTGCCGACATGGAGGGCGACCAGGAAGGAGAGGTCGGGCTCGCCCCAGCCGAAGATGTGGATGAGCAGCGCCAGGTGGGCGGAACTGGAAATGGGCCAGAACTCGGTCAGTCCCTGTACAGCCCCCAGCAGGAGGGCCGGCAGTATCCCCATCACACCCCCCGGGAACGCAGATAGTCACCGCGGTCGGCGAGTATCGACAGGACGCGCGCCGCCCGCTCGGGGTTGGTATAGATGCACAGCCGGTCGTGGGGGAAGGCGTCGGTGCCGTCCTGGGTCACGTCCATGTACTGCTGGGGCATGCCCACGGTGACGATGGGCTTGCCCTCCTCGGCGGTGAGGCCCACCACCCGCTGCGCGAAACGCAGGCTGCGGTCCTTTACGTACATCCTCTGGACCTCCGCCGCACGCTTCTCCTCTTCCTCCCGCTGCTCGTGCTTGAGGCCGAAGGCCGAGGAGGCGTTGATGGTGCCCAGGGAGAAGACCGCGTCGTATTCGTCGCTCTGTGTCAGCAATTCAAGGCAGCGGGTATGGTCGTCCAGGTTGAGGATGCCCACCAGGTCCACGGGGTTGCCCTTGCTCCAGTAGGAGGGCAGGAACGAGCCGATCTTTTCGCGCAGGCCGTCGGACAGGGGCACCACGTCCAGGCCGCCGCGCTCGCACAGGTCGGCCGCGATGACCCCCCACCCGCCGCCCCAGGAGAGGATGGCCAGCCGGCGGCCCCGCGGCACCGGCAGCTTGGCCAGGGCATCCGAAAAATCCAGCATCTCCTCGGTGGTCTCCGCCTGGATCATCCCGGTCTGGGCGATCATGCCCTGGTAGATCTCGCGTGAGCCGGCCATGGCGGCGCTGTGCGAGGCGGCCGCCCGGCTCCCCGCCCCGGTACCCGCCGCCTTGTAGATGACGATGGGTTTTTCGAGGGAGATTTCCTCGGCCAGCTCCAGGATGCGCCGTGGCTGCTTGAAGCCCTCCACGTAGAGCAGGATGACCCTGGTCAGCTCGTCGCGGGCGAAATATTCCAGGTAGTCGGCGAACTCGAGGTCGCACTCGTTGCCGATGCACACGAAGCGGGAGAAGCCGATGCCCCGGAAAGAGCCCCAGCCCAGCATCTGGGTGCCCAGGTTGCCGCTCTGGGCGGCGAA
It encodes the following:
- a CDS encoding CoA-binding protein yields the protein MSNTGMDAVEALFNPRRMAVIGASENLAKWGRIVPSNIMRDGYKGELYLVNPRGGSLNGIDFYPSAAKIGKEIDLAMITIPAENVEGVLEDCAAAGAKTVIAISGGFSESSPEGRAMEGSMVAKAHACGMRVVGPNTMGIYSAPWSLTALMPPVRPRPGHVAFAAQSGNLGTQMLGWGSFRGIGFSRFVCIGNECDLEFADYLEYFARDELTRVILLYVEGFKQPRRILELAEEISLEKPIVIYKAAGTGAGSRAAASHSAAMAGSREIYQGMIAQTGMIQAETTEEMLDFSDALAKLPVPRGRRLAILSWGGGWGVIAADLCERGGLDVVPLSDGLREKIGSFLPSYWSKGNPVDLVGILNLDDHTRCLELLTQSDEYDAVFSLGTINASSAFGLKHEQREEEEKRAAEVQRMYVKDRSLRFAQRVVGLTAEEGKPIVTVGMPQQYMDVTQDGTDAFPHDRLCIYTNPERAARVLSILADRGDYLRSRGV
- a CDS encoding undecaprenyl-diphosphate phosphatase produces the protein MGILPALLLGAVQGLTEFWPISSSAHLALLIHIFGWGEPDLSFLVALHVGTWLAVVWYYRRRLGAIIASMWREVTGKERGQAEARLGWLLLLATIPGLIIGALFAESSEMMEGMPLLMTVMLALFGLVLWAADALGPQTKDWQAAGWREALAVGVGQTLALMPGVSRSGISISVARAAGLEREEAADFAFLLSVPIIGAAAAYEGLKLVLDGVTGDQLWPMLVGAAAAALTGYFAIGFLLSRLKSGTFRPYAIYRLVLAAVLLVVLVIL